CAAGCAAGCAGGCAGGCAGGCTGCTCGGAGCTCGAGTGGGGAGCAGAAGATGGCTGTCGGTCCTAAGGTACTTCACTCCAAACTAGCAGATAAATAGCTCATAAAACTGTTAACGCTGCCAAAGCAAAAGAATGGCATTTGAACTTGAGAGCCTTCTGTACTCCCCTAGGGATAGCTTTGAAAATAGACACACGTCATCAAAATGGTTTTAGAAAACTAAGTTTAACATGTCATCttggaagaaaatgaacaaattcctgtAAATAACACAGATCCTACTCTAAGATTCACAATGTTTAGGAAAGATATAGAACTATAAAAACCCAGGCCATTCACAACATGGGAAAAAAACGGATACGTCATGATGTTCTTAATTTCGTACCCAAACCAATAGAGCtaatttcttttaaacaaatcattATTATTGACACATGTCAACAAAGcataagatttttataaaaatatgaaagcatGCTGATTTTCAGTTGGGCAAGACTCGGAGAAGCCCAGGGCCTCACGCACCTTCCCCGTCTTCCTCCCGGCGCTGTGCCGGCAGTGCTGGTCCATGTGCGCACCCACCGCCGCATCCGGAAGCTCTCCCCTTCTTACTGGGACGGGGCTGTCACAAAGCGGGCACACCGGGACCCGCACATCCTAAAAACGTGGAATAAGATGGCATTCCAGAGTCAGACACACCAAACTTTATAAAGAAAAGGGCAAACGGTACAGTGCGCCTCGGACGGCAGAGCAAGCACCAACGCCGACGTCCTGCCCAGGCAGGAGGACACAGCTGTCCGCACGGAGGATGGAGGGTGAGGCAGCCCGAGTAGAGAGCGGCCCTAAGGAAAGCGGGCGGGAAAGGAAGTATAAAGACTGCAGGGAAGAAGCTGTCCCCGCTCCAGGCAGCCCCGGCCTGGAGGCCACAGAGGCCAAGTCCCAGCCAGGAAGGGCACACTGTCAGTCGCCAACAGCCCTTTCCATCCTCCCGTGTGGCTCCTCTGCACAGCTGGTCAGCAAGGCGGAGGCAGGTTACTGCATGAGAGCACCCCCAGGCTGAGTGCTGGGGTACACAGGCCACAGGTGGCTACAGGCTCCGGACAGTGGGGCTCTGGGGAGTGAGCAGAGCACCCCTCAGCCGGACAACCAGGGCAGTTAAAACACCTCCAGGCCGGGGCCAGAGCTGAGGCAGTGAGGGGCAGCTGACACAGGATGGGTGGCAGATATTCTCAGCATTACGGGGCCTGCTGATCGTGGGCTGAGCTGGGCCACCCAGAGAGCTCACCCTCAGCCAGCCAGTCTtccagattaagattaagaaacaAGGCACGAGTTGGCATTCTTAGGTTATTCTTAGCCAGACTCCCCACCAGGGCAGGGGAGGCCCACTCAACAGACTGGGCCGTCTGGCTCGGTCACCAGTCCCTGGGGTATTTGGGTAATTCGAGTCAGCCTCTCACCCCACCCCAGAAGATAAACTAGAAAAAACCGAAGGGACAGACCTTGGCCAACACTGCTTAAAGCAGGGCAGTGCTAGGTCACCTGCATTTCCATGCCACGACAGTGACACAGCAAAGAGCTGATCCGGAGTTCACTGTGGGACCCCTGACACATAGTAAGCGTCAGCCGGGGCCACTGAAAAGGCAGGAACACGAGCAGTAAACTCTGAATTCAGGTGAGTTAGTTCCCATAAAGCCATCCTCCACTCTTGCTGGATGCTGTAGGAATCACCTAACCATGTCAAGGGAGCAAAGTTACCCAGGTAAGTCAGCATTTTAACGACATCTATATTAGATGCCGTGTCAAGTACGAGCCCCGTTCCGGGGCCACGTGTGTATCCATGTTTTTCCCTGGTGTAATGAATCAAACGCATTGCGTATTTAACATATAACATAAACCTTGTAAATTAGGGTACAATAATCCCTAAATAAATTAGCACACAATGAAAGTCTGAGTTGCTGTCCAATACGACTTCCTGTGAAGGAGgaaatggcttctttttttttggaggtaccaggtaccaggacctcatacatgagaagaaGGCACTCCccaatgagttggtttttttgtttttagaagatactgggactcgaacccaggaccttgtacatgggaagaagatactcaactacttgagctacatctgctccccgaaGGAGAGGGCTTGTGTCTGTGCAGACAGCGTGGGGGACCCTGGTCACACATGGTCACTGCACACCTGAAACACGGCTTGTGTGAGaagctagatttttaaaatattaacctaAATAGTCACACAAGGCTAGTAACTACCATATTAGACAGCACAGCTTTAGAGTTATGGTTAGAATCTTTTGAATATAGTGTAAAGAATACCttcttatatgcaaaaggacattTATGTGCAGCAGATGTAAAATGATCCTTACAGAAATCTTGTTCACATGCATCACATTTTATTGGAAGAAAATCTAAACgataaaaaagagtaaaatgttttaaagattagaacAAAAGAATTGCAGATCATACTATACAGGTATTTACCTAAACTAAATATTCTGTACCTGTCAGATAAATACATCCTTGAAGCATTAAATGTTAAGGAAAAATCTCTGAAGTCCTGAATGTCCCATGTCAAACACCATTTAAGATCTatacaattgtcttttcaagagAGATGCATTTTTACGTGGTAGCACAGGTATTTAAGAAAACACCTGTGTCCATTTTACCCTGGCGCCTAGCCTAGGACCTGGCATTCAGTAGATAACAAAGGTGAACAGAACCTGAACCTCATGCCAGCTCTCCAATACCAAAAAGCCAGAAAGGCAAAGATGCAGAGATTGATAGCTAATTCATCTAAGTGTTCAGTTCTCCCCCAATAAGAAGTAAGATCTCTATTTTCTATTGATATTCTTAAAAGTGCTTACCTAGCTGCTTGCAAGTTTTTTCAGAACAATGCTTCCCCAAATCAGGGAACTCCATTATGAGAAAAGTCTtcacaacacagacagcagaattAAAATATCACCTACAAGAATTAAAAGAGTTAGAAGGAAAGCAATGACTGCTTCAGTTTTAGTTGCCAGGATTTCTAATTGGCAGCTAATGCAGGTAAGCAAATAAGCTCCCTAGTTAAAACATCCGAGTCATCCTGGGCCCGGGTGGAAGACTAACTTTACCTCAACTACCTGTTCAGTCTTTCAACAGAGAAAAAATGGGCATTTAGGATAAGTACCAGCTTTTGGCCTTCAGAACGCCATTATGGGATGGGTTGTTTCACAGTCCCTTTAATTCCCAGTATACGAAGCTTATCCCGAATTCAGGCTTTATCAAACCACATTTCAAATCATATTGAAGGGTAAGGGGAATCCCCATATTCTATTTACAAAGCTGTCCATGAAAATTACAGCCTCGATAACTTGAATCACAATTTCATCTACTGAATATACTTGTTGCCAGATGCAAAACTACCTGTTGCTAGGTGCTAGGTCACACGAGGTGACTATCCAGAGAAGATTTAACTCTGTCCCTGTGGCTCTCTTTAACTCCCTTATGAATTAAGTTTTACTTTGTATTTATTCCTTAATGACACCAACCTGGAGTTGATCAGGGAGAAGGGCAAGCTATTAACCCACATGAAAAACAGGCAGCCAACTGGTGACGCTATGGCACTTGGGAGAGAATTTAAGTCCATAAATAGCATGGCTCACAAGGTCCCTTCATGATCTGGTACCCAACAAACTTCTCAAAACTCTTCTCCCTCCCCAATTCAAGTCCCAAGGGCCTTTTTCTGACCTCCCCACCAGCTCTCTCCACTCTCCCATCCGGCCCCCTTTGCCTGGACTATTCCTCTCCTGGCTAAACAGCTACCCATCCTTCAGGTCTCAGTTTAGGTGTCACTGCTCACAGGGTCCTTCCCAGCACCCTCGCCAGGCCCCGTGTAAGTTACACATCCTCGACTCTCTGAGGATCCTGCAACTCCTCTTCCAGCAGTTTCTCTACGGCCCGCCAGGACCCTCGGCGTCGCCCACTACTCTCAGAAGGGGACTCAACGTGCGCGACACCACGGGGGAAAGGGgtctgtcttttctagttcaaaGAACTGATAAAACTCTGACGTCAATCCCTAAGAGATTTTGTTCTCGTCACCAGAGCGGCAGTGTGAGGGCGGCCGGGCTGTGGGTCCCCCGCTGTCACGCTGACCACTCACCTGTACTTCGCGCTCGCCCGGACACGACCGGATACCGAGGTGGCCAGCGTCTGTGGGGTCGCCTTCCCACGCCCCTCGCTCTCGGAGCGGCCCCCGCCCAGGACCCCCGGGCAGGCCCTTCCCCGCCCGGCCTCCCGTTCCTGGCTCTCTCCGGAGACGGAAACGCGGGCTTCCCTTCCGCTGCCAGCGGCGGGGAGCAGGCAAAGACGACGGCGAGAGGCCCGCTCCACGGCCCACGCGCGGCTGCGCCCACGACCACCTCTGCatcgcgccgccgccgccgccattTATCAGCCGCCGCCCGGCCCGCCCGGCGCGCCCCGATGACGCCACGGGCGCCGCCCAGCCCCGGCCTCCGCCTCTCTTCCGGAACACTCCTGCGGCGTCTGGAGGCGGCGCGCGGTTGGCGCCTGCGCGCTGAGTCACCGTGAGGCGGCAGTGCGCAGGCGCAGCTCCGTGCGCCGGGGGCTGAGTCACCGTGAGGCGGCCGCGCGCAGGCGCAGCTCCGCGCGCAGGGGGCTGAGTCACCGTGAGGCGGCCGCGGCCCCGAGGTCAGCGCCAGCCCCGGGCGTGGCGCGGCCTGGCCCACGTGGTCGCTGGCCGGTCCGCCCTCGGCGGCGGCCCGGAAGGGCGGCTCAGGGGCCGGGAGAGCGGCGGGCGCTCGCCGCGAGGGCCGACGCGGCCGAGCTGGCAGAAGCGCGCGATTGCCTTCGCAAACCCAGAGTTTCCGAGCACGGGCACTGAAAATACCCGTATCCGCGACACCGGGACGC
Above is a window of Dasypus novemcinctus isolate mDasNov1 chromosome 23, mDasNov1.1.hap2, whole genome shotgun sequence DNA encoding:
- the ZFAND2A gene encoding AN1-type zinc finger protein 2A isoform X2, with amino-acid sequence MEFPDLGKHCSEKTCKQLDFLPIKCDACEQDFCKDHFTSAAHKCPFAYKKDVRVPVCPLCDSPVPVRRGELPDAAVGAHMDQHCRHSAGRKTGKIFTHRCSKEGCKRKEMLPLACDQCLSNFCIQHRHPLDHSCTAGGPATRAPEPKPQQPSAPALLVGWRRDSGGAGDHTQDLFHTKQELNH